The Lacipirellulaceae bacterium genome contains a region encoding:
- a CDS encoding cell surface protein yields MAQATATQEREKSVLQEADKHEKKMSGYLDKAVEVLEKFGLKDKDDAPVELIRLLEEVRHVDEARALAIANTIQHMAKFNALVRENVENINVGNRYLEISQMFDSIREDSKALIGQLDDGKIGITEKMANLWMRIRRGSPSARFEKIVDVYQDVCKETKNQLEREQTIMDGYIDFRFALKEAEILARELLEAQLPHLEKAKEGLAASQKAIDDFDGEESELGRLELARDEARNAFQKEDRTYQLLKDISENLSIGYDVGETLVTKLKQTHDVKDQVYRRAVTFFTTNEHVFTILGTVYTSQQGLHEAAASTEALKEGVNKSLEDVAELGRELERAALKAGYGSTVSAESLEKLVTAISDYQVESLQMIAELRKESEANAKEIRKVVEKGKKRYQETLARFARGEEIE; encoded by the coding sequence ATGGCCCAAGCCACTGCCACCCAAGAGCGTGAAAAGTCCGTCTTGCAAGAGGCCGATAAGCACGAGAAGAAAATGTCTGGCTATCTCGACAAGGCGGTCGAGGTGCTCGAAAAGTTTGGCCTAAAGGATAAAGATGATGCGCCCGTCGAGCTGATACGACTGCTCGAAGAAGTCCGCCACGTCGACGAAGCACGCGCCCTCGCGATCGCCAATACGATCCAGCACATGGCCAAGTTTAATGCCTTGGTGCGTGAGAATGTCGAGAACATCAACGTCGGGAACCGATACCTGGAAATCAGCCAGATGTTCGATTCGATTCGCGAAGACTCGAAGGCACTCATCGGGCAACTCGACGACGGCAAGATTGGCATTACCGAAAAGATGGCGAACCTCTGGATGCGCATCCGCAGAGGTTCGCCCTCGGCACGTTTCGAGAAAATTGTCGACGTCTACCAAGACGTGTGTAAGGAGACGAAAAACCAGCTCGAACGCGAACAGACCATCATGGATGGCTACATCGATTTCCGCTTCGCACTGAAAGAAGCTGAGATCCTCGCCCGCGAGTTGCTCGAAGCTCAACTACCACATCTTGAGAAAGCGAAGGAAGGCCTTGCCGCATCGCAAAAAGCGATCGACGACTTTGATGGAGAAGAAAGCGAATTGGGTCGTTTAGAACTTGCTCGCGATGAGGCTCGCAACGCCTTCCAGAAGGAAGACCGCACCTATCAGTTGCTCAAGGACATCTCCGAGAATCTTTCGATCGGTTACGACGTCGGCGAGACGCTTGTCACTAAGCTGAAGCAAACGCACGACGTGAAGGACCAAGTGTACCGCCGGGCGGTGACGTTCTTCACCACCAACGAGCATGTCTTTACGATCCTAGGTACGGTTTATACCTCGCAACAGGGGCTCCACGAGGCGGCCGCTTCGACGGAAGCTCTCAAAGAAGGCGTCAACAAGAGTTTGGAAGATGTTGCCGAATTGGGTCGAGAACTGGAGCGTGCCGCTCTGAAAGCGGGTTACGGTTCGACTGTCAGTGCCGAGTCGTTAGAAAAGCTTGTCACAGCGATTAGCGATTACCAGGTCGAGTCTCTCCAGATGATTGCAGAACTCCGTAAGGAAAGCGAAGCCAACGCGAAAGAGATTCGCAAAGTCGTTGAGAAGGGTAAGAAGCGCTACCAGGAGACGCTCGCACGCTTCGCGCGAGGCGAAGAGATCGAGTAG
- a CDS encoding sodium:calcium antiporter: MLDFLSEHNLVEFFTDLNSLWLTLAIVGLLALLGKAADELVGQAVILSERSGLPKIVIGATIVSLGTTAPEAAVSVLAALQGDPGLALGNAVGSIICDTGLILGVAILISPPLLPPGIVNRQGWLQIGAGVLLVAASFPWDGSNPFTEGGNMPQFMGFVFVALLAGYLWLSVKWAKESPVGGISAEVAEMEEQVHGATAPVPLVVTKLLFFVGLVVLSSHILIPAIKIAAERLGVPASIVAATLVAFGTSLPELVTAVVASRKGHGDLAVGNVIGADILNVLFVAGLSAAVTKQGLEAPPWFFKIQFPAMLLILILFRVGVVVSGTRMKRSFGWLLLVSYLVYTVLNFVIKQ; the protein is encoded by the coding sequence ATGCTCGATTTCCTCTCCGAACACAACCTCGTTGAATTTTTTACCGACCTCAACTCTCTTTGGTTGACACTGGCAATCGTTGGCTTGCTGGCATTGTTGGGTAAAGCAGCTGACGAACTTGTCGGCCAAGCAGTTATTCTTTCCGAGCGATCGGGCCTGCCGAAGATTGTCATCGGGGCAACCATCGTCAGCCTAGGAACCACCGCTCCTGAGGCGGCCGTCTCGGTACTTGCTGCACTGCAGGGTGATCCAGGACTAGCACTGGGGAACGCAGTAGGCTCGATCATCTGTGATACGGGGTTGATTCTTGGCGTCGCAATTCTCATCTCCCCGCCGCTTCTGCCCCCAGGAATCGTCAACCGCCAAGGCTGGTTACAAATTGGGGCGGGGGTCCTACTGGTGGCAGCCAGTTTTCCTTGGGATGGGAGCAACCCATTCACTGAGGGGGGCAACATGCCTCAGTTCATGGGGTTCGTGTTTGTCGCGTTACTTGCCGGCTATCTGTGGCTCTCGGTAAAGTGGGCCAAAGAGTCCCCTGTCGGTGGAATCAGTGCCGAGGTTGCCGAGATGGAAGAGCAAGTGCACGGGGCAACTGCCCCCGTGCCGCTAGTAGTTACCAAGCTACTTTTTTTCGTCGGTCTGGTGGTGCTGAGCAGCCATATCTTGATTCCCGCGATCAAAATCGCTGCAGAACGCCTCGGGGTACCCGCCTCGATTGTCGCGGCAACACTCGTAGCTTTTGGGACCTCACTTCCAGAACTCGTTACCGCGGTGGTTGCCTCCCGCAAAGGTCACGGTGACTTAGCCGTGGGGAACGTTATCGGCGCGGACATCCTGAATGTGCTGTTCGTCGCTGGTCTCTCGGCAGCAGTTACCAAGCAAGGACTAGAAGCCCCGCCGTGGTTCTTCAAGATTCAATTCCCAGCGATGCTTCTGATACTCATCTTATTTCGTGTCGGCGTGGTCGTCTCGGGAACGCGGATGAAACGCAGCTTTGGCTGGCTATTGCTAGTGAGCTATTTGGTCTACACCGTGTTGAACTTCGTGATCAAGCAATAA
- a CDS encoding DUF6384 family protein, translated as MARQQYQQQAPPAELDPVEVELARDVMREQGEDFTLAEMTRIMDVAGALRREQALVEQQLNLDELKDELRQRLLAAAEVSGDSVTPEQVDAAVEHYYDRLHTFEEPPLSFETALAHVYVRRGTIMKWAIAIGVVVATFWGLLVAGFLPGERREAKLASRAYEAVEKNVAAIGKVSDESSIEEEAAAALATAKVLRDEGKIEDLRELGLKQEKLLAALMRQYELTIPSTPGEESAFPMDYTDANSKTVRSGYYVIVEARAPDGTAVKVPIRDRQTGKTNSTSRWAEQVPEDVYNRLKADKQADGLLDERIFGIKKRGERNLQVRLNGSSDTAIERGGQLTQW; from the coding sequence ATGGCTCGTCAACAATACCAGCAGCAAGCTCCCCCGGCTGAGCTCGACCCCGTAGAGGTCGAGCTGGCCCGCGACGTGATGCGCGAGCAGGGTGAGGATTTCACGCTGGCCGAGATGACGCGAATCATGGACGTCGCCGGGGCTCTCCGGCGCGAACAGGCGCTGGTCGAGCAGCAATTGAACCTCGATGAACTCAAGGACGAGCTTCGCCAACGGTTGCTTGCCGCCGCAGAAGTAAGTGGCGATTCGGTGACGCCCGAGCAAGTCGATGCGGCAGTCGAGCATTACTACGATCGCCTGCACACGTTCGAAGAACCGCCGCTTAGCTTTGAGACGGCCCTGGCCCATGTCTATGTGCGCCGCGGCACGATTATGAAGTGGGCGATTGCTATCGGGGTCGTTGTGGCAACGTTCTGGGGATTGCTGGTTGCTGGTTTCTTACCAGGTGAGCGACGCGAGGCGAAACTAGCGAGTCGTGCCTACGAAGCCGTCGAGAAAAACGTCGCTGCTATAGGTAAAGTTTCCGATGAGTCGAGCATCGAAGAAGAGGCGGCTGCCGCCCTAGCTACCGCAAAAGTACTGCGTGATGAGGGAAAGATCGAAGACCTCAGAGAGTTGGGCCTCAAGCAAGAGAAACTCTTAGCGGCATTGATGCGTCAGTACGAACTTACAATCCCTAGCACTCCCGGCGAGGAATCTGCCTTCCCGATGGATTATACCGACGCTAACTCCAAGACTGTCCGCTCGGGATATTACGTGATTGTTGAGGCGCGTGCTCCCGATGGAACAGCAGTCAAAGTACCCATCCGTGACCGGCAAACCGGCAAGACGAATTCGACGTCACGATGGGCGGAACAAGTCCCCGAAGACGTTTACAATCGGTTGAAAGCCGACAAGCAGGCGGATGGTTTACTCGACGAGCGTATCTTCGGCATCAAGAAACGTGGCGAGCGCAATCTACAGGTTCGCTTAAATGGTTCGAGCGATACGGCTATCGAGCGTGGGGGACAGCTCACGCAATGGTAG
- a CDS encoding SDR family NAD(P)-dependent oxidoreductase, with amino-acid sequence MAEQYWKGKRCLISGGSAGLGLAIATALAKRGARLALAARNQERLGIAAAQLREFGAKEVLVAPTNVAWEEDVDRLREKVSQEFGALDLLCNCAGRSSRGKVLDTTTDDFQQLLDVNFLATVRMTRAFAPLLFEAKGHVVNIGSLASKVAPRYLGAYPASKHALAAYTQQLRLENQEAGLHVMLVCPGPIKDSNVSRYQKAAEGLPSEAAGAGGGAKVSAVDPEKLAERILIACEKRRPELVVPWKSKLLFASSGLSARWGDWLLSRFTPK; translated from the coding sequence ATGGCGGAACAATACTGGAAAGGAAAAAGATGCCTCATCAGTGGCGGCTCGGCAGGGCTCGGGCTGGCGATTGCCACGGCGTTGGCGAAGCGCGGGGCACGACTAGCATTGGCTGCTCGCAACCAGGAGCGACTTGGAATAGCCGCCGCACAGCTCCGCGAATTCGGGGCAAAGGAAGTTCTCGTTGCCCCGACGAATGTTGCCTGGGAGGAAGACGTCGATCGCTTACGCGAAAAGGTCTCTCAAGAATTTGGGGCGCTTGATCTGTTATGCAACTGCGCTGGAAGAAGCTCACGCGGCAAAGTGCTTGATACGACGACTGACGACTTTCAACAACTCTTGGACGTGAACTTTCTCGCTACCGTCCGAATGACCCGAGCGTTCGCACCGTTGCTTTTTGAAGCGAAAGGCCACGTGGTCAACATTGGCTCGCTCGCTAGCAAAGTAGCACCGCGTTATCTCGGTGCTTACCCGGCGAGTAAACATGCCTTAGCCGCATACACGCAACAGCTTCGCCTCGAGAATCAGGAAGCGGGGCTGCATGTGATGCTCGTCTGCCCCGGCCCCATCAAGGACAGCAACGTGAGCCGCTATCAGAAAGCGGCCGAGGGTTTGCCAAGCGAAGCAGCAGGTGCAGGAGGCGGGGCGAAAGTCTCAGCGGTCGATCCTGAAAAACTGGCGGAGAGGATTCTCATCGCCTGTGAAAAGCGTCGTCCTGAATTGGTGGTCCCTTGGAAGTCGAAACTATTGTTTGCGAGTTCGGGGCTTTCAGCTCGCTGGGGAGATTGGCTGCTAAGTCGGTTCACGCCAAAGTAG